A region of the Anaerolineae bacterium genome:
AGCGTGCTACCGCTGAACAGGTGGCCGAATTCCGCAAAAGGATGGGTCTTGATGACCCTATCCCTATCCAGTATGTTCGCTACCTGGGAAGGATAGTGAGGGGCGATCTGGGCAGAGCTATCCGCACCAACGAACTTGTGACTACGGAG
Encoded here:
- a CDS encoding ABC transporter permease, translating into MIRYIVQRLVMLIPVLIGISIVTFSLLRFIPGDPARVMLGERATAEQVAEFRKRMGLDDPIPIQYVRYLGRIVRGDLGRAIRTNELVTTE